One Prevotella melaninogenica DNA window includes the following coding sequences:
- a CDS encoding cupin domain-containing protein, translated as MIIDFDKITEEHIEGFKGGEGKLDVRAFVDDQARIMYSTLRPGANSGKHQHVGSFEVMYVISGELTVHYDDTTEVARVGQLHYCPEGHFHWFENCTDHDVVYLALVPTLR; from the coding sequence ATGATTATTGATTTTGACAAGATTACCGAAGAGCATATTGAAGGCTTTAAAGGCGGTGAAGGAAAATTGGATGTGCGTGCTTTTGTAGATGATCAGGCACGTATCATGTACTCAACCTTGCGTCCTGGTGCAAATAGTGGAAAGCATCAGCATGTTGGCTCTTTTGAGGTGATGTATGTTATTAGTGGTGAACTGACTGTTCATTATGACGATACAACGGAAGTTGCAAGGGTAGGACAGTTACATTATTGTCCAGAAGGGCACTTCCATTGGTTTGAAAACTGTACAGACCATGATGTCGTTTACCTTGCTCTCGTACCAACTTTGAGATAA
- a CDS encoding cyclically-permuted mutarotase family protein, whose product MTTITLLTGLGANASDADSLMVMRGFPTDEVGIEHGVSACYAGRIDDQLVMAGGCNFPVNTLAPDSKKVYYSGIYATKTGNGNQLNWKLVGHLPEPLAYGVTVTCDNSMIVVGGMNNDGSYGKVYRVTLVDGKAEVSPLPSMPCSVDNMAGALVGKHLYIAGGAMDGKASNRILRLDLDNISAGWKDIKPFPGMVRVQPVAGCMGDNRFCLFGGFAPAANGEEAKLSLNGCVYDETTDEWELVEGPKDDQGEPLFVGGGTGINLTKDQLLVMGGVNKDVFLSAVNHPQPDYLSHPIEWYRFNPYTLYYNKDGWKVLYKSSETARAGASLAQTDHGLYVIGGELKPRVRSNKIVKYPKR is encoded by the coding sequence ATGACAACGATAACTTTATTGACGGGATTGGGTGCAAACGCCTCTGATGCCGATAGCTTAATGGTGATGCGTGGTTTTCCTACGGATGAAGTAGGAATCGAACATGGCGTTTCTGCTTGTTATGCAGGTAGAATTGATGACCAACTTGTTATGGCTGGTGGTTGTAACTTTCCGGTAAATACGTTGGCTCCTGATAGTAAGAAGGTTTATTACAGTGGGATTTATGCTACCAAAACTGGCAATGGAAATCAACTGAATTGGAAGTTGGTTGGTCACTTGCCTGAACCTTTGGCTTATGGTGTTACTGTGACTTGCGACAACAGTATGATTGTTGTAGGCGGAATGAATAACGACGGAAGCTATGGAAAAGTTTATCGTGTAACTCTTGTTGATGGTAAAGCTGAAGTTTCTCCTCTCCCTTCTATGCCTTGCTCAGTGGATAATATGGCTGGTGCTTTGGTCGGTAAACATCTCTATATAGCAGGAGGAGCAATGGATGGTAAGGCTTCTAATCGTATTTTGCGCCTTGATTTAGATAACATCTCAGCAGGATGGAAGGACATAAAGCCTTTCCCCGGTATGGTACGTGTGCAGCCAGTGGCAGGGTGTATGGGTGATAATCGTTTCTGTCTTTTCGGTGGTTTCGCTCCTGCAGCAAATGGTGAGGAAGCAAAGTTGTCGTTGAATGGTTGTGTATATGACGAGACGACTGATGAGTGGGAGTTGGTTGAAGGTCCGAAAGACGACCAAGGAGAGCCTCTATTCGTTGGAGGTGGTACAGGTATAAACCTAACTAAAGACCAGCTTTTAGTAATGGGAGGCGTAAACAAAGATGTTTTTCTCTCTGCTGTCAATCATCCTCAACCAGATTATTTGAGTCATCCTATTGAGTGGTATCGCTTTAATCCATACACTTTATACTATAACAAAGATGGCTGGAAAGTTCTTTATAAGAGTTCAGAAACGGCACGTGCTGGTGCATCCTTGGCACAGACAGATCATGGTTTGTACGTCATTGGTGGCGAGTTGAAGCCGAGAGTGCGTAGTAATAAGATAGTAAAGTACCCGAAACGCTAA